In Desulfovibrio porci, one DNA window encodes the following:
- a CDS encoding integrase core domain-containing protein: KRTANLPVWTHRYNFVRPHTALGRKPPASRLSGG; this comes from the coding sequence GAAAAGAACAGCGAACTTGCCGGTCTGGACGCATCGCTACAACTTTGTGCGTCCGCATACGGCTCTTGGCAGAAAACCTCCAGCCTCAAGGCTGAGCGGAGGGTGA